The Pelmatolapia mariae isolate MD_Pm_ZW linkage group LG10_11, Pm_UMD_F_2, whole genome shotgun sequence genome includes a region encoding these proteins:
- the syt11b gene encoding synaptotagmin-11b: MADISELGPAYAMSPVLAGFLGAGVLVLVVVVLVLLWSFCQRRYLRISGRYKLHGDRYYDSEDPPYKFIHMLKGISIYPESLSSSKRIVRGIRRADRSDRDGERGCTTAGTAGRGMVLVDAENNILDVPGQLQMSHLVPPAGADAAHGQGRLERALPVRADYCCLDSSSASSSQTSSKTASPFTPASSEPEPEPSLGSISLTVDYNFPKKALVVTIVGARGLPAMDEQAGSSDPYVKMTILPEKKHRVKTRVLRKTLDPLFDETFTFYGVAYSSLPELTLHFLVLSFDRFARDDVIGEAVVPLKGVDPSTGRVHLSQQITKRNMQCESRGELLASLSYQPVSHRLSVVVLKARHLPKMDITGLSANPYVKVNVFYGRKRIAKKKTHVKKCTLNPVFNESFIYDIPPELLPEISVEFLVVDFDRTTKNEVLGRLLLGLHSPSPSGASHWREVCENPRRQISKWHNLSEY; encoded by the exons ATGGCGGATATCAGCGAGCTGGGACCCGCCTACG CCATGTCTCCGGTGCTGGCGGGCTTCCTGGGGgctggtgttttggttttggtcGTGGTGGTTCTGGTGCTGCTCTGGTCCTTCTGTCAGCGCCGTTACCTCCGAATCTCTGGGCGCTACAAGCTGCACGGGGACCGTTACTATGACTCAGAGGATCCGCCCTACAAGTTCATCCACATGCTAAAGGGGATCAGCATTTACCCAGAATCcctcagcagcagcaaaagGATCGTGCGCGGCATCCGGCGTGCCGACCGCTCCGACCGTGACGGAGAGCGAGGCTGCACCACAGCGGGCACCGCTGGGAGGGGGATGGTGCTTGTGGACGCTGAGAACAACATCCTGGACGTCCCCGGTCAGCTGCAGATGAGTCACCTGGTCCCTCCTGCCGGCGCAGACGCCGCCCACGGCCAGGGTCGGCTGGAGCGGGCTTTACCGGTGCGTGCTGACTACTGCTGCCTGGACAGCAGCTCGGCCAGCAGCAGCCAGACCAGCAGCAAGACGGCGTCCCCCTTTACCCCCGCCTCCTCAGAGCCCGAGCCCGAGCCCAGCCTGGGCTCCATCAGCCTCACCGTCGACTACAACTTCCCCAAGAAGGCTCTGGTAGTGACCATCGTCGGCGCCCGGGGCCTCCCCGCCATGGACGAGCAGGCGGGTAGTTCAGACCCCTACGTGAAGATGACCATCCTCCCCGAGAAGAAGCACCGCGTCAAGACCCGCGTCCTGAGGAAGACCCTGGACCCGCTGTTTGATGAGACCTTCACTTTCTACGGCGTGGCCTACAGCTCGCTGCCTGAGCTCACCCTGCACTTCCTGGTCCTCAGCTTTGATCGCTTTGCCCGCGATGATGTCATCGGGGAGGCAGTGGTGCCGCTGAAGGGCGTGGACCCGAGCACGGGCCGAGTCCACCTGAGCCAGCAGATCACCAAGAGGAACATGCAG TGCGAGAGCCGTGGAGAGCTGCTGGCGTCTCTGTCCTACCAGCCGGTGTCTCATCGCCTCAGCGTGGTCGTCCTGAAGGCTCGACACCTCCCCAAGATGGACATCACCGGCCTGTCAGCCA ACCCCTATGTGAAGGTGAACGTCTTCTATGGCCGAAAGCGCATCGCCAAGAAGAAGACCCACGTGAAGAAGTGCACGCTAAACCCGGTCTTCAATGAGTCCTTCATCTACGACATCCCGCCCGAGCTTCTGCCTGAGATCTCCGTGGAGTTCCTGGTGGTCGACTTCGACCGGACCACCAAGAACGAGGTCCTGGGTCGCCTCCTGCTCGGCCTCCACAGCCCCTCCCCCTCTGGAGCCTCCCACTGGAGGGAAGTGTGCGAAAACCCCCGCCGGCAGATCTCCAAATGGCACAACCTGAGCGAGTACTGA